From a region of the Roseivirga sp. 4D4 genome:
- a CDS encoding site-specific integrase: MSLTTKVLLNKVRQKQDGSYPLVIRVTYNRKIAYIPLGYTFQEKDFDQKNQGLKTASKAVDNVTRFNNQVKDAVKNVYTVISKLEEDGSVRGMTMTDIKKAILNEGEENGDVTVFQFMETIIDNLKAVGKFGNARIYKDSLNAWKNFRNGKDLLFQQITYKTLKDFERFFLKRGSKENTISVYLRTFRSAYNQAVNEGLVSKDNYPFDKYKIPSNKTRKRAVTLDVISMIEAYEPEPHTRLWNSKNYFLFSFYTRGMNFIDMASIKLENIVNGRIFYTRQKTGGEFTIQIHPKAQAIIDLYSEGKKRSDYLFPIVKTPNNPSQTFTEIKNGLNYFNKALKTISKHLELDVKLSTYVARHTYATGLKMHGMSTEVIKESLGHTNVAITEDYLKSFENSVVDDADNALFG; the protein is encoded by the coding sequence TTGAGTCTCACTACAAAAGTACTTCTAAATAAGGTTCGTCAAAAGCAAGATGGCTCCTATCCTTTAGTAATCCGAGTGACCTACAATCGTAAGATTGCATATATCCCTTTAGGCTACACATTTCAGGAAAAGGATTTCGATCAAAAAAATCAGGGCTTAAAAACAGCCTCAAAAGCCGTAGATAACGTGACTAGGTTTAACAATCAGGTTAAGGATGCGGTCAAGAATGTTTATACTGTAATCTCCAAGCTTGAAGAAGATGGCTCCGTTCGTGGCATGACGATGACGGACATTAAGAAAGCTATCCTAAATGAAGGTGAAGAAAACGGTGATGTTACTGTTTTTCAATTCATGGAAACCATCATTGACAATCTTAAGGCAGTTGGCAAATTCGGTAATGCCAGAATCTATAAGGACTCGCTCAATGCCTGGAAGAATTTCAGAAATGGTAAAGACCTTCTTTTCCAGCAGATCACTTACAAAACCTTAAAAGACTTCGAGAGATTTTTCCTTAAACGTGGTAGTAAAGAGAACACCATTTCTGTATATCTCAGGACTTTTAGAAGTGCCTACAATCAGGCAGTGAATGAGGGCTTGGTAAGCAAGGACAATTACCCTTTCGACAAGTATAAAATACCAAGCAATAAGACCAGGAAGCGTGCTGTTACTCTTGATGTAATAAGCATGATTGAGGCATATGAGCCTGAACCACATACGCGCCTGTGGAATAGTAAGAATTATTTCCTGTTTAGTTTCTATACACGAGGCATGAACTTCATTGATATGGCTAGTATCAAACTGGAAAACATCGTCAACGGACGAATTTTTTATACAAGGCAGAAAACTGGTGGTGAGTTTACAATTCAGATACACCCCAAAGCTCAGGCCATAATAGACTTGTACAGTGAAGGAAAAAAGAGAAGCGATTATCTTTTCCCGATTGTCAAAACCCCAAACAATCCTTCACAGACTTTTACAGAAATTAAGAATGGGCTGAATTATTTCAATAAGGCACTAAAGACGATTTCTAAGCATCTGGAGCTTGATGTGAAGCTTAGTACCTATGTTGCAAGACATACTTACGCCACGGGGCTTAAAATGCATGGCATGTCAACTGAGGTTATTAAAGAATCTCTAGGTCATACCAATGTTGCCATTACTGAGGACTATTTGAAGTCTTTTGAAAACTCCGTTGTTGATGATGCGGATAATGCCTTGTTTGGATGA
- a CDS encoding LytTR family DNA-binding domain-containing protein: protein MHTRAFSPFLAKTKIFSQSIIASFLKTFKWKWVSIVLLGISCNTLVNVIFDYKYQRPLVSVSFEEYVNAIIASWILLSTTRWVSKKVEVKFPWREGITRRLVRQVSLQFLLVIVLLNALVIGITYFFYGGFYSFDELMVINLSMVTLTVIFTLIDTGMDFSRNWAITGTKSNRDASLSTKPIYVTLGKVRHLIKQESIRCAVSESGSVIIMTDEDRKLVYPHSLDALMKNLDDQNFFRANRQTILSHKIVKSIKALDHGKIEASLSPSCRSIETITISRTRASAFRSWLKSKTV, encoded by the coding sequence ATGCATACCAGAGCCTTTTCTCCTTTTCTTGCCAAAACCAAGATTTTCTCCCAATCGATAATTGCGTCATTCCTCAAGACATTCAAGTGGAAATGGGTCAGCATTGTACTGCTCGGCATCAGTTGCAATACCCTGGTCAATGTGATTTTTGATTATAAATACCAGCGCCCTCTCGTTTCTGTCAGCTTTGAAGAATATGTTAATGCCATAATAGCCTCCTGGATCTTACTTTCGACCACACGATGGGTTTCTAAAAAAGTGGAAGTCAAGTTCCCTTGGAGAGAAGGCATTACAAGGAGATTGGTAAGGCAGGTTTCCTTACAATTCTTACTGGTCATTGTATTGTTGAATGCACTTGTCATCGGAATCACCTATTTCTTCTATGGCGGTTTCTATTCATTTGATGAGTTGATGGTCATAAACCTTAGTATGGTTACCCTTACGGTCATTTTTACCTTGATAGATACAGGAATGGATTTCTCAAGGAACTGGGCCATTACAGGCACTAAGTCCAATCGTGATGCATCACTATCGACCAAACCTATCTATGTGACGCTGGGTAAAGTGAGACACCTCATCAAGCAGGAAAGCATTCGATGTGCGGTCAGCGAATCTGGCTCCGTAATTATTATGACAGATGAAGACCGTAAATTGGTTTATCCGCATTCTCTGGATGCACTGATGAAGAATCTGGATGATCAGAACTTCTTTAGAGCTAACCGCCAAACGATCTTGAGTCATAAGATTGTAAAAAGCATCAAGGCACTCGATCATGGTAAAATTGAAGCCAGCCTCTCTCCTTCCTGTAGAAGCATTGAGACCATAACCATAAGCAGAACCCGTGCCTCAGCCTTTAGGAGTTGGCTAAAATCCAAAACTGTCTAA
- a CDS encoding acyltransferase family protein, with protein MKVSHLKSQRLHSLDALRAIMMLLGIVLHATEPYSLGEDASWAKDPNGTHISMNYIFGIIHIFRMPIFFMVAGFFGSMLFYERGPRAMMKNRLRRILMPFGVFLLLLHPIIISAWTYTSETMGVSVSRMLTTMTWLPGMTYHLWFLYYLLMITAISFCLASALKHTPRFTQWITRAFEWLMRRKMVFILVFSIVVFLLLVWMWDTWISTPLSFTPDLPVLVAYSLFYFIGWVLFKSKHFLDNMMRNDWVFAISGLVIFTLRFIFRPYIDDVLYGALNAIMVWFFVFGITGLFIRYASRYSARMRYVSDASYWVYLIHLPLTGLIPAFIFNWPIPVFLKFLIVVVITTIVCFTTYHFMVRSTFIGKFLNGRRYPRRGNPS; from the coding sequence ATGAAGGTCAGTCACTTAAAAAGTCAAAGGTTACACTCTCTAGATGCGCTCAGAGCGATCATGATGCTGCTCGGTATCGTGTTACATGCAACAGAACCTTACAGTCTAGGGGAGGATGCCTCCTGGGCAAAGGACCCGAATGGGACTCACATATCGATGAACTATATCTTTGGTATCATCCATATTTTCAGAATGCCAATTTTCTTTATGGTTGCTGGCTTCTTTGGATCTATGCTCTTTTATGAACGAGGCCCACGTGCTATGATGAAAAACAGGTTGAGACGTATACTGATGCCTTTTGGAGTTTTCTTATTGCTATTACATCCCATCATAATTTCTGCTTGGACCTATACCTCCGAAACCATGGGTGTGAGTGTTAGTCGAATGCTAACTACCATGACATGGCTTCCCGGCATGACTTATCATCTATGGTTTCTTTATTACTTATTGATGATCACAGCCATTTCATTCTGTCTAGCCAGCGCGTTGAAACATACTCCTCGATTTACCCAATGGATTACCAGGGCTTTTGAATGGTTGATGAGAAGAAAGATGGTGTTTATACTGGTGTTCTCCATTGTTGTCTTCTTGTTGTTGGTCTGGATGTGGGATACCTGGATATCGACCCCTTTGTCATTCACTCCAGATCTTCCTGTACTTGTCGCCTATAGCCTCTTCTACTTTATTGGATGGGTGCTCTTTAAGTCCAAACACTTCTTGGATAATATGATGAGAAACGACTGGGTTTTTGCCATTTCAGGGCTAGTCATATTTACACTAAGGTTCATATTCAGACCTTATATTGATGATGTATTGTACGGAGCTCTGAATGCCATTATGGTCTGGTTCTTTGTCTTCGGTATAACGGGACTATTTATTCGCTATGCAAGTCGATATTCGGCCCGAATGAGATATGTGTCAGATGCTTCTTACTGGGTTTATTTGATTCATCTTCCGCTAACAGGCCTCATTCCAGCCTTTATTTTCAATTGGCCAATACCAGTCTTCCTGAAATTTCTGATCGTGGTGGTTATTACCACAATAGTGTGTTTTACTACCTACCATTTTATGGTCCGTTCTACCTTTATTGGCAAGTTTTTAAATGGAAGAAGATACCCAAGAAGAGGAAACCCTAGTTAG
- a CDS encoding sulfite exporter TauE/SafE family protein: MLGQLNALDLFILFSAAFVLGLSKSGIKGISIIIVAMLVFVFGAKSSTGILLPMLIIGDIFAVIYYHRHAQWKYLIRLLPFMMFGVILGTWIGDSLTEEIFRKSMAGVILFSVLVMFWWDQRSSKHVPKHLGFAGIMGLTAGFTTMVGNLAGSFANIFFLAMRLPKDAFISTTAWLFLIINLFKVPFHIWSWETITLQTIQVSAVTIPAIFVGLFFGIRILKRVNDKLFRRFILVMTGLGAIIIFFT; this comes from the coding sequence ATGCTTGGACAACTCAACGCGCTGGACCTTTTCATACTCTTTTCAGCCGCCTTTGTGCTGGGCCTATCTAAGTCAGGTATTAAGGGCATCAGCATTATCATCGTGGCTATGTTAGTATTTGTTTTTGGCGCCAAGAGTTCTACTGGCATACTCCTGCCCATGCTTATCATAGGTGACATCTTTGCCGTCATCTATTACCATAGGCATGCGCAATGGAAGTACCTCATTCGACTGCTGCCCTTTATGATGTTTGGTGTCATATTAGGCACTTGGATTGGAGACTCGTTAACTGAAGAGATTTTTAGAAAGAGCATGGCAGGTGTCATTCTCTTTTCAGTGTTAGTGATGTTTTGGTGGGATCAGAGAAGCTCAAAACATGTTCCAAAGCACTTAGGCTTTGCCGGCATTATGGGGCTTACTGCTGGGTTTACAACCATGGTAGGGAACTTAGCAGGTTCATTTGCCAATATCTTCTTCCTGGCGATGCGGCTTCCCAAAGATGCCTTTATCAGCACTACGGCATGGCTTTTCCTGATTATCAATCTTTTTAAAGTCCCCTTTCATATCTGGAGTTGGGAAACCATTACGTTGCAAACTATTCAGGTCAGTGCGGTCACCATTCCAGCAATTTTCGTAGGCTTGTTCTTCGGCATACGGATTCTCAAAAGGGTTAACGACAAACTTTTCAGGCGCTTTATTCTGGTCATGACAGGTCTAGGCGCGATCATTATCTTCTTCACATAA
- a CDS encoding WD40/YVTN/BNR-like repeat-containing protein gives MQTSNYASAKGMRIMLLALSAMLVTFLSQGQQIDFSKMESMKPRNVGPASMSGRVTSIDVVRDNPEIIYAGTASGGLWKSESGGIAWEPIFDGNLVLSVGAVAVSQKNPDVVWVGTGEGNPRNSLTGGYGVYRSLDAGATWELMGLEQTRNVHRIIIHPDDPNTVYIGAIGSPWGDHPERGVYKTTDAGKTWNKILYIDEMTGVGDMVMDPSNPDKLLVNMWQHRREPWFFTSGGPSSGLYMTMDGGQNWTKQSAEENGLPEGDVGRMGLAFATNNPDRVYAIIEAKDNALYRSENGGKNWTMINDKSEIGNRPFYYFDIYVDPKNENRLYSIFTNVNVSEDGGKSFTGLIPRNLIHVDNHALYIHPDNPKYMILGNDGGMAITRDMGKTWQFVENLPLGQFYHIAVDDEVPYNVYGGLQDNGSWTGPAYNWTRGGLRNDYYHSIGGGDGFDVVPDKDDSRYGYSMSQQGNVNRYDKLTGRSKAVKPNHPDPNVKLRFNWNAAIAQDPFDNSTIYFGSQFVHKSVDKGDSWDVISPDLTTNDTTKQKQNESGGLTRDATGAENFTTILAIEPSPTEQGVIWVGTDDGNVQVTRDGGSTWTNVAKNIKGVPAGSWVAQIKASRYNNGEAVAVINNYRRFDFKPYLMRTTNYGRSWEALASEDQVFGYALSFVQDPVEPNLMFFGTEHGLYISIDGAKNWSKFENGYPSVSTMDLVIQERESDLVIGTFGRAIWVLDDIQPLRVLASNGQQSVIDASVTAIPTKTAYITSSRSASGPANPGSATFEGQNRPSGSAIIKFFAKKPEVTTPQRRAEGAGNGRFANLSPEQRQAAVGRARQGGGRFAAIRGARGGAARGPQAKIEISDLSGTVVRNLSTPVEDGLNQVSWRFDEDPPKDTEQPALPAGIPAQFARRFQRGGAPILPGTYNVKITVGDQSAETQIEVKMDPRQEVDMDILIARRDMIRDVNKMTNEATKISSKLTRDMATVDKVIAALQGKRGRDVLTLRNKSNDVKKEMQALSALVGSGRRFGGGGDGPTPLQNRGFSLSRSVSGSYDMPGRTQEMLMKQFQDQLKEVQGKVDAWYSENWEAYMEEVKKVDFSPIGSSN, from the coding sequence ATGCAGACTAGTAACTATGCCAGTGCCAAAGGTATGAGGATCATGCTTTTAGCACTATCTGCCATGCTTGTGACCTTCTTGTCACAAGGGCAACAAATCGACTTTTCTAAAATGGAATCCATGAAACCACGGAATGTCGGCCCCGCCAGTATGAGTGGGCGTGTCACTTCCATTGATGTCGTAAGGGATAATCCTGAGATTATTTATGCAGGTACTGCTTCCGGAGGACTTTGGAAGTCTGAAAGTGGAGGAATTGCCTGGGAGCCCATATTTGATGGCAATTTGGTCTTGTCCGTAGGGGCAGTGGCCGTTTCTCAAAAGAATCCTGACGTGGTTTGGGTAGGTACGGGAGAAGGAAACCCAAGAAACAGTTTAACAGGTGGTTATGGAGTCTATCGAAGCCTTGATGCAGGTGCTACCTGGGAGCTGATGGGCCTTGAGCAAACCAGAAATGTCCATAGAATCATTATCCATCCAGATGATCCGAATACGGTGTATATCGGTGCCATTGGTTCGCCCTGGGGAGATCATCCAGAGCGTGGTGTTTACAAAACGACTGATGCAGGAAAAACATGGAATAAAATCCTCTACATAGACGAAATGACTGGTGTGGGCGACATGGTTATGGACCCTTCCAACCCCGATAAATTATTGGTGAATATGTGGCAACACAGACGTGAACCATGGTTTTTCACCTCTGGTGGACCAAGCTCCGGACTCTATATGACAATGGACGGAGGTCAAAACTGGACCAAGCAATCGGCCGAAGAAAATGGACTTCCTGAAGGGGATGTGGGTCGTATGGGACTGGCCTTCGCCACTAATAATCCAGATCGGGTTTACGCGATCATTGAGGCGAAGGATAACGCCCTCTATCGCTCAGAAAATGGCGGTAAGAATTGGACCATGATCAACGATAAGTCCGAGATCGGCAATCGACCTTTCTACTACTTCGATATTTATGTCGATCCAAAAAACGAGAACAGACTGTATAGCATTTTCACCAATGTGAATGTAAGTGAAGATGGCGGTAAGTCTTTCACTGGTCTAATTCCTAGAAACCTCATTCATGTCGATAATCATGCCCTTTATATCCATCCAGATAATCCAAAGTACATGATTCTGGGTAATGATGGCGGTATGGCCATTACCCGTGATATGGGCAAGACTTGGCAGTTTGTAGAGAACCTGCCTCTGGGTCAGTTCTATCATATTGCAGTAGATGATGAAGTGCCTTATAACGTTTATGGAGGCCTTCAGGATAATGGAAGCTGGACAGGTCCTGCATACAATTGGACAAGAGGAGGCCTGAGAAATGACTACTACCACTCGATTGGTGGAGGAGATGGTTTCGATGTGGTACCGGATAAGGATGATTCACGCTACGGATATTCCATGTCGCAACAAGGTAATGTCAATCGCTATGATAAATTGACAGGCCGATCTAAAGCCGTCAAGCCGAACCATCCTGATCCAAATGTAAAATTAAGGTTTAACTGGAATGCGGCTATCGCACAAGACCCGTTCGACAATTCGACAATCTACTTCGGTAGTCAGTTTGTCCACAAGAGTGTCGATAAAGGAGATAGCTGGGATGTAATATCACCTGATTTAACTACTAATGACACCACGAAACAAAAGCAAAACGAGAGTGGTGGACTCACGAGAGATGCCACGGGTGCGGAAAACTTCACCACGATTTTGGCAATTGAGCCGAGTCCTACAGAACAAGGTGTGATTTGGGTAGGTACAGATGACGGTAATGTGCAAGTCACCAGGGATGGAGGAAGTACCTGGACCAATGTGGCTAAGAATATAAAAGGCGTTCCAGCGGGCAGTTGGGTGGCACAGATCAAGGCATCCAGATATAATAATGGCGAAGCGGTGGCTGTAATTAATAACTACAGACGCTTTGACTTTAAGCCATACCTTATGAGAACTACGAACTATGGTCGATCATGGGAGGCATTGGCTAGCGAAGATCAAGTTTTTGGTTATGCGTTGTCATTTGTACAAGACCCAGTGGAACCGAACTTAATGTTCTTTGGAACTGAGCACGGTTTGTACATTTCCATTGATGGCGCCAAAAACTGGAGCAAGTTTGAGAACGGATACCCAAGTGTTTCTACTATGGACCTGGTGATCCAGGAAAGAGAGAGCGATCTTGTTATTGGAACCTTCGGTCGTGCCATTTGGGTCTTAGATGATATTCAGCCTTTGAGAGTTTTGGCCAGCAATGGACAGCAGTCTGTTATCGATGCTTCCGTTACGGCTATACCAACCAAAACAGCATACATTACGAGTTCACGATCGGCAAGCGGACCAGCCAACCCTGGTAGTGCCACATTCGAAGGTCAAAACAGACCTTCAGGGTCGGCAATCATCAAATTCTTCGCTAAGAAACCAGAAGTGACCACACCGCAGCGTAGGGCTGAAGGTGCTGGCAATGGCAGGTTTGCGAATTTGAGTCCGGAACAAAGACAGGCTGCTGTCGGAAGAGCCAGACAGGGCGGAGGTCGCTTTGCTGCCATTAGAGGTGCCAGAGGTGGAGCTGCTAGAGGCCCACAGGCGAAAATCGAGATCTCTGATTTGAGTGGAACTGTGGTTAGAAACCTGAGTACTCCGGTTGAAGATGGCTTAAACCAGGTTTCATGGAGGTTCGATGAAGATCCACCAAAGGACACTGAGCAACCTGCCTTACCAGCGGGTATTCCTGCACAATTTGCCCGAAGATTCCAGAGAGGTGGTGCTCCAATTTTACCAGGCACTTATAATGTCAAGATTACTGTCGGTGATCAAAGTGCTGAAACCCAGATTGAAGTGAAAATGGACCCTAGGCAAGAAGTGGATATGGACATCCTTATTGCCAGAAGAGACATGATTCGTGACGTGAATAAGATGACGAATGAGGCGACCAAAATCTCTTCTAAGCTGACCAGAGACATGGCAACTGTGGACAAGGTGATTGCAGCCTTACAAGGGAAGAGAGGACGCGATGTGCTCACGTTGAGAAATAAGAGCAATGATGTCAAAAAGGAAATGCAGGCTTTATCTGCCTTGGTTGGCAGTGGTAGACGCTTCGGTGGTGGAGGAGATGGTCCAACACCGCTACAGAACAGAGGCTTCAGCCTTTCAAGAAGTGTGAGTGGTTCCTATGATATGCCTGGCAGAACACAGGAGATGTTGATGAAGCAATTCCAAGACCAGTTGAAGGAAGTTCAGGGGAAAGTAGATGCCTGGTATAGCGAAAACTGGGAGGCTTATATGGAAGAAGTGAAGAAAGTAGATTTCTCACCAATAGGAAGCTCCAATTAA
- a CDS encoding winged helix-turn-helix domain-containing protein yields the protein MSSKVQRIEITQDQARKLVLKSQGLNGVQESSIDAIKRLSYVQIDTISVAERAHHHVFFTRNPDYQKEDLGKMVSDRSIFEYWSHAAAFLPIEDFQFSLYHKSEVQKADKFWFEKDKKVMRKVLKRIKEEGPLGSKDFEKASKVTQGWSDWKPAKVALQLLFMEGKVMISERQGFQKLFDLTERVYPEALDLKKPTQKGYCNYLIDRAISSQGMVTEAEMGYLRKGLKKPIQLALKQRVSKKEVLPLSIEGKPEVYYTFQEKIDQLDYHLGLNLHLLSPFDNLVIQRNRVKQIFDFDYLIECYVPEKKRKYGYYTLPILYGDRFVGRLDPKADRKTGMFQIKKLWFEPDFHPDEHFCNQFATEIKAFAHFCGCNKLALDKVYPTKYKALLKRHLKGG from the coding sequence TTGAGTTCTAAAGTGCAGCGTATCGAGATCACCCAGGATCAGGCTAGAAAGCTTGTCTTAAAATCACAAGGTCTAAACGGGGTTCAAGAATCTTCTATTGATGCCATCAAGCGACTCAGTTATGTCCAGATTGATACCATTTCGGTAGCCGAAAGAGCACATCATCATGTCTTCTTCACCAGAAATCCTGACTACCAGAAAGAGGACCTAGGCAAGATGGTTTCTGACAGATCAATTTTTGAGTACTGGAGTCATGCTGCGGCATTTCTACCGATCGAGGATTTTCAATTCAGTCTCTATCACAAGTCGGAGGTACAAAAGGCGGATAAATTCTGGTTTGAGAAGGACAAGAAAGTAATGCGTAAGGTATTGAAACGCATTAAAGAAGAAGGTCCTTTGGGGTCCAAAGATTTTGAGAAGGCATCTAAAGTAACGCAAGGTTGGAGTGATTGGAAACCAGCTAAAGTAGCTCTGCAGTTACTGTTCATGGAAGGGAAAGTGATGATTTCTGAACGGCAGGGTTTTCAGAAGCTTTTCGATTTAACGGAACGCGTTTATCCTGAAGCTTTAGATCTAAAGAAACCAACTCAAAAAGGCTATTGTAATTACTTGATCGATAGAGCAATCAGTTCGCAGGGCATGGTTACCGAAGCCGAAATGGGCTATTTGAGAAAGGGACTTAAGAAACCCATTCAGCTGGCTTTAAAACAGAGGGTCAGTAAGAAAGAAGTTTTGCCACTGAGCATAGAAGGAAAGCCCGAAGTGTACTATACATTTCAAGAAAAGATCGATCAACTGGATTATCATCTCGGACTCAACCTTCACCTCCTGTCCCCATTCGACAACCTGGTGATTCAACGCAATAGGGTAAAGCAGATTTTCGATTTTGACTACCTGATTGAGTGCTATGTGCCAGAGAAAAAGAGAAAGTATGGCTACTACACCCTGCCGATACTTTATGGCGATCGGTTTGTTGGGAGACTTGATCCTAAGGCGGATCGCAAAACCGGGATGTTTCAAATAAAGAAACTATGGTTCGAGCCTGACTTTCATCCTGATGAGCACTTTTGCAATCAGTTCGCCACCGAAATCAAAGCATTTGCTCATTTCTGTGGCTGCAATAAGCTGGCACTTGATAAAGTATACCCAACTAAATACAAAGCACTGCTTAAAAGACACTTAAAAGGGGGTTAG